A single Aminobacterium mobile DSM 12262 DNA region contains:
- the queA gene encoding tRNA preQ1(34) S-adenosylmethionine ribosyltransferase-isomerase QueA: protein MAQIDLFDIESYAYELPEKLIAQNPVSPRNHSRLLVLDRHTGTMTHTYFYELEHFLKEGDVLVLNDTRVIPARLYGVKEKGTAHVEILLLKPLDATWTCWEALVRPGRRLKKGSAVRLKNGVLVSIENALSEGVRVVRFPEESNVLSLLEEIGEIPFPPYIKHTSASSSDYQTVFAKRNGSSAAPTASLHFTQAQLQHLVEEHGITLAWVTLHVGLGTFRPVQVSDIRQHNIHKEYCEVPESTASLIRKAKAEKRRVIASGTTVARTLESMSVDNEEVIQQGCKNTSLFIYPGYNFKIVDGLITNFHLPRSTLLMLVAALAGYDNIMNAYKTAVEKEYRFFSFGDAMFIC from the coding sequence ATGGCTCAAATAGATCTTTTTGACATTGAATCATATGCATATGAACTTCCAGAGAAGTTGATTGCACAGAACCCAGTTTCACCCCGTAACCATTCGAGACTTCTTGTATTAGATCGGCATACGGGCACTATGACTCACACATATTTTTACGAACTTGAGCACTTTCTCAAAGAAGGAGATGTGCTCGTCCTTAACGATACTCGAGTTATCCCAGCCCGTCTCTATGGTGTAAAAGAAAAGGGAACAGCCCACGTAGAGATTTTGTTACTCAAACCATTAGATGCTACGTGGACATGCTGGGAAGCCTTGGTTCGGCCAGGGCGTCGCCTGAAAAAAGGTAGCGCTGTACGCCTTAAAAATGGCGTTTTAGTTAGTATAGAAAATGCTCTTTCAGAAGGAGTCCGAGTTGTGAGGTTCCCGGAAGAGAGTAATGTACTCTCTCTTCTTGAGGAAATAGGAGAAATTCCATTCCCTCCTTATATAAAACATACGTCTGCATCTTCATCTGACTACCAAACAGTTTTTGCGAAAAGGAATGGTTCTTCTGCTGCACCTACGGCTAGTTTACATTTTACCCAGGCACAGCTACAACATTTAGTAGAGGAACACGGGATTACCTTGGCGTGGGTTACTTTGCATGTAGGGCTTGGAACATTTCGACCAGTGCAGGTATCAGATATCCGGCAACACAATATACATAAAGAGTATTGTGAGGTTCCTGAATCTACGGCATCGCTCATACGCAAGGCAAAAGCAGAGAAGCGACGTGTCATTGCCTCTGGAACAACTGTGGCAAGAACGCTGGAAAGCATGTCTGTTGATAATGAAGAGGTGATACAACAAGGCTGCAAAAACACCTCTCTTTTTATTTATCCTGGCTATAATTTTAAAATAGTTGATGGACTTATAACAAACTTCCATCTGCCTCGTAGCACTCTCTTAATGCTTGTTGCAGCTTTAGCTGGATACGATAATATTATGAATGCCTATAAAACTGCAGTAGAGAAAGAGTATCGATTTTTTTCTTTTGGCGATGCCATGTTTATTTGTTGA